One window of the Chitinophaga niabensis genome contains the following:
- a CDS encoding RNA polymerase sigma factor, with translation MAKSDLELWQQIRSHDLEAFGELYERHWEMLFEAAWRRLYDKDAAKDIVQEVFIYCWQKKDQIHITDSVAGYLSTAVRFKVLNHLKAEGTRQKYEQQAGAALPQVTHIPNQDLHNTYHREVEKLPPKMREVFMDSRESGLSISEIAEKRALSPQTVKNQLSGALKKLREGLGNFFME, from the coding sequence ATGGCAAAATCTGACTTAGAACTATGGCAGCAGATCCGGTCGCACGACCTGGAGGCATTTGGTGAACTATACGAGCGGCATTGGGAAATGTTGTTCGAAGCCGCCTGGCGCAGGCTGTATGATAAAGATGCCGCCAAGGATATTGTGCAGGAGGTGTTCATTTACTGCTGGCAGAAAAAAGACCAGATCCATATTACAGATTCCGTAGCCGGCTATTTAAGTACGGCTGTACGCTTCAAAGTACTGAACCACCTGAAAGCAGAGGGTACCCGCCAGAAATATGAGCAGCAGGCCGGAGCCGCGTTGCCGCAGGTAACCCATATCCCCAATCAGGACCTGCATAACACTTACCACCGGGAGGTGGAAAAATTGCCCCCTAAAATGCGGGAGGTATTTATGGACAGCCGGGAAAGCGGACTGTCTATTTCCGAGATCGCGGAAAAACGCGCTTTATCTCCACAAACAGTTAAGAATCAACTATCCGGGGCTCTAAAGAAACTACGGGAAGGGCTGGGGAATTTCTTCATGGAATAA